From one Trifolium pratense cultivar HEN17-A07 linkage group LG1, ARS_RC_1.1, whole genome shotgun sequence genomic stretch:
- the LOC123897052 gene encoding uncharacterized protein LOC123897052 isoform X2, translated as MAPSTKFNSRAASRDESAFNGTFSNEQKENLINGDPDKSASFCEGNESQTIISGANMVQESTTSSGDSNPLAQSLKVDPKTLGGQKYTSPSKLRRVLGISLGNTLPADSGELKRFKSSLEEAAAKSRDGSKRLDESVHRLNKCWESHLSKKQHQNDSLSNERMSESHLSKTETQTHRGPTEFANQRLEDRPKNFILNKCIRKSAVEVQTEGPNNGFVRQPLAIGKNRDNIKDGGKVCDGVEEKIQRLPASEETQKPSMCTVFSGSIDEEGERKRVTYLKQTNESGLQSCGAIGLRFEDCEKNYTGGIYPQTKGKTSSAPQTGNLIGGNSSSVSHSSETLETLEQPSNVNKPHSLSGTLKRKRTQLVQWVGQRAQKISRSRRANVVPPFLNCDEVPVPLEGCSPSDVGTRTTSTTTSEPLISKGAINNIQCGKMNNENGSSPTRLSESEESGAGENAESKLKEKGLDINKGDERATNNSCNISSYMSVTEKEKKPNKEETGDDLRRKRSGSSDFSVLKSGISSTEEKLEILTSTKPIQNMKPSFEKNARSRQPRMKKSHNSNAIAHLGHQSTSSSPNIVGRLGGDREELLSAANFARNASCTSCSSSFWKKMEPNFAPVNMETIAYLKQLVKTIEDDQRCLSQVLCLQSDAPDGVVLMDNLLLQSSLEGERGRKILNQTDSEELSSMVDVVDMVDQHRAGSFLHSPMDLENKLAPLYQRVLSALIIDDQTEETVGDGNISFPCEQDDSPLEACFSWDFENEVSINRTEHGFNTDNVSCNGNATFEQMGMEDKLLLELQSVGLYPDPVPDLAGGGCEAIDQNIIQLQKGHFQQLAKKREYFMKLIQAVEEGREMEPRALEQVAMDKLVELAYKKKLATRGTIAAKYGLPKISRPVALSFMKRTLARCRMFEETGKSCFQDPAFKDILFATPVHDNYAVSTVAETRPLAQNSQQECAPSGSFPCREQNVLGNSDHPSDLDFARIGPILNGGKKGEVLLDEIGASASLGPTSTPDNSIPGGATRKRRGRGRGRGRKRGAYGRNSVKKGGRSSASNTRSEPKTKPNAAQLSTSAKASLGKLVENANSEQQLACGSNQLISSDNRRSTNNFAVETEVPLDLASMPELDSIVGAGKDLDSWLNIDVDALQDDDMDALPDDDAVGGFDIPMDDLSTILL; from the exons ATGGCGCCAAGCACTAAATTTAATTCCCGCGCAGCTAGTCGCGATGAATCGGCTTTCAACGGGACCTTTTCAAATGAGCAGAAGGAAAATTTGATAAATGGTGATCCGGATAAGTCTGCAAGCTTTTGTGAGGGTAATGAAAGTCAGACGATTATTTCTGGTGCTAATATGGTGCAGGAAAGTACTACATCTTCAGGAGATTCGAATCCATTAGCTCAGTCTTTAAAGGTGGATCCAAAAACCTTAGGAGGTCAAAAGTATACTAGTCCAAGCAAGTTAAGACGGGTCCTGGGGATATCTCTTGGAAACACCCTTCCAGCGGATTCGGGAGAATTGAAACGATTCAAATCATCTCTAGAAGAGGCTGCTGCCAAGTCTAG AGACGGATCAAAAAGGTTGGATGAGTCTGTACACAGATTGAACAAATGCTGGGAGTCCCATTTATCAAAGAAGCAACATCAGAATGACTCGCTGTCAAATGAAAGGATGAGTGAGTCCCATTTATCAAAAACGGAAACTCAGACTCATCGAGGCCCTACAGAGTTTGCAAATCAAAGATTAGAAGACAGGCCTAAGAATTTCATTCTGAATAAGTGCATTCGTAAATCAGCTGTTGAGGTACAG ACCGAAGGGCCAAACAATGGCTTTGTGAGACAGCCTTTGGCAATTGGAAAGAATAGAGACAACATCAAGGATGGTGGCAAGGTTTGTGATGGCGTTGAAGAGAAGATTCAAAGGTTACCTGCAAGTGAAGAAACACAAAAACCTTCCATGTGCACTGTCTTTTCTGGATCCATTGATGAGGAAGGAGAGCGGAAAAGAGTTACATATCTAAAGCAAACTAATGAGTCTGGTTTGCAGTCTTGTGGTGCCATAGGTTTGAG GTTTGAGGACTGTGAGAAAAATTATACCGGTGGTATTTATCCACAGACAAAAGGCAAAACTTCAAGTGCACCTCAAACTGGTAATTTGATAGGTGGGAACTCATCCTCCGTATCTCATTCTTCTGAAACACTTGAAACCTTGGAGCAACCTTCTAATGTGAACAAACCTCATTCACTAAGTGGGACTCTCAAACGTAAGCGTACCCAATTGGTCCAATGGGTTGGGCAGAGAGCTCAAAAAATTTCTCGCTCTAGAAGAGCAAATGTGGTACCCCCATTCTTAAATTGTGATGAAGTGCCTGTTCCATTAGAAGGCTGTTCCCCTTCTGACGTTGGTACTAGAACGACCTCTACTACAACTAGTGAACCACTTATATCCAAGGGTGCTATCAACAACATTCAATGCGGTAAAATGAACAATGAAAATGGTTCATCCCCAACCAGATTATCTGAAAGCGAAGAATCTGGCGCCGGAGAAAATGCTGAAAGTAAATTGAAGGAGAAAGGATTGGACATAAACAAAGGTGATGAAAGAGCCACAAATAATTCCTGCAATATAAGTTCCTACATGTCAGtgacagaaaaagaaaaaaagccGAACAAAGAAGAGACTGGAGACGATCTGCGCAGGAAGCGTAGTGGCAGCAGCGACTTTTCAGTTTTGAAGTCTGGCATCTCATCAACGGAAGAGAAGTTAGAGATTTTAACCTCGACAAAGCCAATTCAAAATATGAAGCCTTCTTTTGAAAAGAATGCAAG ATCAAGGCAGCCTCGTATGAAGAAATCACACAATAGTAATGCTATTGCTCATCTTGGACATCAATCAACTAGCAGTTCCCCAAATATTGTGG GTAGGTTAGGTGGTGACCGTGAGGAACTATTATCTGCGGCCAACTTTGCTAGAAATGCCAGCT GTACTAGCTGTTCTAGTTCATTTTGGAAGAAAATGGAACCTAATTTTGCTCCTGTCAACATGGAAACCATAGCCTACTTGAAGCAGCTG GTTAAAACAATAGAGGATGATCAAAGATGTTTGTCTCAAGTGCTTTGCCTTCAAAGTGATGCCCCG GATGGTGTTGTGCTTATGGACAACCTTTTGTTGCAAAGTTCTCTTGAAGGAGAAAGAGGGAGAAAGATTTTAAATCAAACTGATTCAGAAGAGCTATCCTCAATGGTTGACGTGGTTGACATGGTTGATCAACATCGTGCAGGCAGCTTTCTGCACAGTCCAATGGATTTAGAAAATAAACTAGCACCATTATACCAAAGAGTATTGTCAGCTCTGATCATTGACGATCAAACTGAAGAAACTGTTGGAGATGGAAACATATCATTTCCATGTGAACAAGATGATTCTCCTTTGGAGGCTTGCTTCTCTTGGGATTTTGAGAACGAAGTTAGCATCAATAGGACCGAACATGGATTCAACACTGACAATGTTTCCTGTAATGGGAATGCTACCTTTGAGCAAATGGGTATGGAGGATAAACTCTTACTGGAGCTACAAAGTGTTGGCCTATATCCAGATCCAGTG CCTGATCTTGCTGGTGGAGGTTGTGAAGCTATTgatcaaaatattattcaatTGCAGAAGGGACACTTCCAACAG CTCGCCAAAAAGAGAGAATACTTTATGAAACTTATTCAAGCAGTAGAAGAAGGCAGGGAAATGGAACCGCG AGCCCTTGAGCAAGTTGCTATGGACAAACTTGTTGAGTTGGCTTATAAGAAAAAACTG GCCACTCGTGGAACTATCGCTGCAAAGTATGGACTTCCTAAGATCTCAAGGCCAGTTGCTTTGTCTTTCATGAAGAGGACTCTTGCTAGATGCCGGATGTTTGAGGAAACCGGGAAAAGTTGCTTTCAGGATCCTGCGTTTAAAGATATCCTATTTGCAACTCCTGTTCATGACAACTATGCTGTCTCAACAGTTGCTGAAACTCGGCCACTTGCTCAAAATTCTCAGCAAGAATGTGCACCATCAG GTTCATTTCCTTGCAGAGAGCAAAATGTCTTGGGAAATTCAGACCATCCCTCCGACCTGGATTTTGCCAGGATTGGACCAATACTGAACGGAGGGAAGAAAGGAGAAGTGCTGCTTGATGAAATTGGTGCTAGTGCTTCTTTGGGACCTACATCAACTCCTGATAATTCCATCCCGGGTGGAGCAACAAGAAAGAGGAGGGGAAGAGGGAGGGGAAGAGGGAGGAAACGAGGAGCTTATGGGAGAAATTCTGTTAAAAAAGGCGGTCGTTCTTCTGCAAGCAACACAAGGAGTGAgcccaaaacaaaaccaaatgcAGCTCAACTGTCTACTTCTGCAAAAGCATCTCTTGGCAAGCTGGTGGAAAATGCTAACTCTGAGCAGCAATTGGCTTGTGGCTCTAATCAACTGATTTCCAGTGATAACAGAAGAAGTACCAACAATTTTGCTGTTGAAACTGAGGTACCCTTGGACTTGGCAAGCATGCCTGAACTAGACTCCATAGTAGGTGCAGGTAAAGACCTGGATTCCTGGCTCAACATTGATGTGGATGCATTACAAGATGATGATATGGATGCATTACCAGACGACGATGCGGTGGGGGGGTTTGACATACCAATGGACGATCTGTCCACAATTCTTCTGTGA
- the LOC123897052 gene encoding uncharacterized protein LOC123897052 isoform X3, which translates to MAPSTKFNSRAASRDESAFNGTFSNEQKENLINGDPDKSASFCEGNESQTIISGANMVQESTTSSGDSNPLAQSLKVDPKTLGGQKYTSPSKLRRVLGISLGNTLPADSGELKRFKSSLEEAAAKSRDGSKRLDESVHRLNKCWESHLSKKQHQNDSLSNERMSESHLSKTETQTHRGPTEFANQRLEDRPKNFILNKCIRKSAVETEGPNNGFVRQPLAIGKNRDNIKDGGKVCDGVEEKIQRLPASEETQKPSMCTVFSGSIDEEGERKRVTYLKQTNESGLQSCGAIGLRFEDCEKNYTGGIYPQTKGKTSSAPQTGNLIGGNSSSVSHSSETLETLEQPSNVNKPHSLSGTLKRKRTQLVQWVGQRAQKISRSRRANVVPPFLNCDEVPVPLEGCSPSDVGTRTTSTTTSEPLISKGAINNIQCGKMNNENGSSPTRLSESEESGAGENAESKLKEKGLDINKGDERATNNSCNISSYMSVTEKEKKPNKEETGDDLRRKRSGSSDFSVLKSGISSTEEKLEILTSTKPIQNMKPSFEKNASRSRQPRMKKSHNSNAIAHLGHQSTSSSPNIVGRLGGDREELLSAANFARNASCTSCSSSFWKKMEPNFAPVNMETIAYLKQLVKTIEDDQRCLSQVLCLQSDAPDGVVLMDNLLLQSSLEGERGRKILNQTDSEELSSMVDVVDMVDQHRAGSFLHSPMDLENKLAPLYQRVLSALIIDDQTEETVGDGNISFPCEQDDSPLEACFSWDFENEVSINRTEHGFNTDNVSCNGNATFEQMGMEDKLLLELQSVGLYPDPVPDLAGGGCEAIDQNIIQLQKGHFQQLAKKREYFMKLIQAVEEGREMEPRALEQVAMDKLVELAYKKKLATRGTIAAKYGLPKISRPVALSFMKRTLARCRMFEETGKSCFQDPAFKDILFATPVHDNYAVSTVAETRPLAQNSQQECAPSGSFPCREQNVLGNSDHPSDLDFARIGPILNGGKKGEVLLDEIGASASLGPTSTPDNSIPGGATRKRRGRGRGRGRKRGAYGRNSVKKGGRSSASNTRSEPKTKPNAAQLSTSAKASLGKLVENANSEQQLACGSNQLISSDNRRSTNNFAVETEVPLDLASMPELDSIVGAGKDLDSWLNIDVDALQDDDMDALPDDDAVGGFDIPMDDLSTILL; encoded by the exons ATGGCGCCAAGCACTAAATTTAATTCCCGCGCAGCTAGTCGCGATGAATCGGCTTTCAACGGGACCTTTTCAAATGAGCAGAAGGAAAATTTGATAAATGGTGATCCGGATAAGTCTGCAAGCTTTTGTGAGGGTAATGAAAGTCAGACGATTATTTCTGGTGCTAATATGGTGCAGGAAAGTACTACATCTTCAGGAGATTCGAATCCATTAGCTCAGTCTTTAAAGGTGGATCCAAAAACCTTAGGAGGTCAAAAGTATACTAGTCCAAGCAAGTTAAGACGGGTCCTGGGGATATCTCTTGGAAACACCCTTCCAGCGGATTCGGGAGAATTGAAACGATTCAAATCATCTCTAGAAGAGGCTGCTGCCAAGTCTAG AGACGGATCAAAAAGGTTGGATGAGTCTGTACACAGATTGAACAAATGCTGGGAGTCCCATTTATCAAAGAAGCAACATCAGAATGACTCGCTGTCAAATGAAAGGATGAGTGAGTCCCATTTATCAAAAACGGAAACTCAGACTCATCGAGGCCCTACAGAGTTTGCAAATCAAAGATTAGAAGACAGGCCTAAGAATTTCATTCTGAATAAGTGCATTCGTAAATCAGCTGTTGAG ACCGAAGGGCCAAACAATGGCTTTGTGAGACAGCCTTTGGCAATTGGAAAGAATAGAGACAACATCAAGGATGGTGGCAAGGTTTGTGATGGCGTTGAAGAGAAGATTCAAAGGTTACCTGCAAGTGAAGAAACACAAAAACCTTCCATGTGCACTGTCTTTTCTGGATCCATTGATGAGGAAGGAGAGCGGAAAAGAGTTACATATCTAAAGCAAACTAATGAGTCTGGTTTGCAGTCTTGTGGTGCCATAGGTTTGAG GTTTGAGGACTGTGAGAAAAATTATACCGGTGGTATTTATCCACAGACAAAAGGCAAAACTTCAAGTGCACCTCAAACTGGTAATTTGATAGGTGGGAACTCATCCTCCGTATCTCATTCTTCTGAAACACTTGAAACCTTGGAGCAACCTTCTAATGTGAACAAACCTCATTCACTAAGTGGGACTCTCAAACGTAAGCGTACCCAATTGGTCCAATGGGTTGGGCAGAGAGCTCAAAAAATTTCTCGCTCTAGAAGAGCAAATGTGGTACCCCCATTCTTAAATTGTGATGAAGTGCCTGTTCCATTAGAAGGCTGTTCCCCTTCTGACGTTGGTACTAGAACGACCTCTACTACAACTAGTGAACCACTTATATCCAAGGGTGCTATCAACAACATTCAATGCGGTAAAATGAACAATGAAAATGGTTCATCCCCAACCAGATTATCTGAAAGCGAAGAATCTGGCGCCGGAGAAAATGCTGAAAGTAAATTGAAGGAGAAAGGATTGGACATAAACAAAGGTGATGAAAGAGCCACAAATAATTCCTGCAATATAAGTTCCTACATGTCAGtgacagaaaaagaaaaaaagccGAACAAAGAAGAGACTGGAGACGATCTGCGCAGGAAGCGTAGTGGCAGCAGCGACTTTTCAGTTTTGAAGTCTGGCATCTCATCAACGGAAGAGAAGTTAGAGATTTTAACCTCGACAAAGCCAATTCAAAATATGAAGCCTTCTTTTGAAAAGAATGCAAG TAGATCAAGGCAGCCTCGTATGAAGAAATCACACAATAGTAATGCTATTGCTCATCTTGGACATCAATCAACTAGCAGTTCCCCAAATATTGTGG GTAGGTTAGGTGGTGACCGTGAGGAACTATTATCTGCGGCCAACTTTGCTAGAAATGCCAGCT GTACTAGCTGTTCTAGTTCATTTTGGAAGAAAATGGAACCTAATTTTGCTCCTGTCAACATGGAAACCATAGCCTACTTGAAGCAGCTG GTTAAAACAATAGAGGATGATCAAAGATGTTTGTCTCAAGTGCTTTGCCTTCAAAGTGATGCCCCG GATGGTGTTGTGCTTATGGACAACCTTTTGTTGCAAAGTTCTCTTGAAGGAGAAAGAGGGAGAAAGATTTTAAATCAAACTGATTCAGAAGAGCTATCCTCAATGGTTGACGTGGTTGACATGGTTGATCAACATCGTGCAGGCAGCTTTCTGCACAGTCCAATGGATTTAGAAAATAAACTAGCACCATTATACCAAAGAGTATTGTCAGCTCTGATCATTGACGATCAAACTGAAGAAACTGTTGGAGATGGAAACATATCATTTCCATGTGAACAAGATGATTCTCCTTTGGAGGCTTGCTTCTCTTGGGATTTTGAGAACGAAGTTAGCATCAATAGGACCGAACATGGATTCAACACTGACAATGTTTCCTGTAATGGGAATGCTACCTTTGAGCAAATGGGTATGGAGGATAAACTCTTACTGGAGCTACAAAGTGTTGGCCTATATCCAGATCCAGTG CCTGATCTTGCTGGTGGAGGTTGTGAAGCTATTgatcaaaatattattcaatTGCAGAAGGGACACTTCCAACAG CTCGCCAAAAAGAGAGAATACTTTATGAAACTTATTCAAGCAGTAGAAGAAGGCAGGGAAATGGAACCGCG AGCCCTTGAGCAAGTTGCTATGGACAAACTTGTTGAGTTGGCTTATAAGAAAAAACTG GCCACTCGTGGAACTATCGCTGCAAAGTATGGACTTCCTAAGATCTCAAGGCCAGTTGCTTTGTCTTTCATGAAGAGGACTCTTGCTAGATGCCGGATGTTTGAGGAAACCGGGAAAAGTTGCTTTCAGGATCCTGCGTTTAAAGATATCCTATTTGCAACTCCTGTTCATGACAACTATGCTGTCTCAACAGTTGCTGAAACTCGGCCACTTGCTCAAAATTCTCAGCAAGAATGTGCACCATCAG GTTCATTTCCTTGCAGAGAGCAAAATGTCTTGGGAAATTCAGACCATCCCTCCGACCTGGATTTTGCCAGGATTGGACCAATACTGAACGGAGGGAAGAAAGGAGAAGTGCTGCTTGATGAAATTGGTGCTAGTGCTTCTTTGGGACCTACATCAACTCCTGATAATTCCATCCCGGGTGGAGCAACAAGAAAGAGGAGGGGAAGAGGGAGGGGAAGAGGGAGGAAACGAGGAGCTTATGGGAGAAATTCTGTTAAAAAAGGCGGTCGTTCTTCTGCAAGCAACACAAGGAGTGAgcccaaaacaaaaccaaatgcAGCTCAACTGTCTACTTCTGCAAAAGCATCTCTTGGCAAGCTGGTGGAAAATGCTAACTCTGAGCAGCAATTGGCTTGTGGCTCTAATCAACTGATTTCCAGTGATAACAGAAGAAGTACCAACAATTTTGCTGTTGAAACTGAGGTACCCTTGGACTTGGCAAGCATGCCTGAACTAGACTCCATAGTAGGTGCAGGTAAAGACCTGGATTCCTGGCTCAACATTGATGTGGATGCATTACAAGATGATGATATGGATGCATTACCAGACGACGATGCGGTGGGGGGGTTTGACATACCAATGGACGATCTGTCCACAATTCTTCTGTGA
- the LOC123897052 gene encoding uncharacterized protein LOC123897052 isoform X4, with the protein MAPSTKFNSRAASRDESAFNGTFSNEQKENLINGDPDKSASFCEGNESQTIISGANMVQESTTSSGDSNPLAQSLKVDPKTLGGQKYTSPSKLRRVLGISLGNTLPADSGELKRFKSSLEEAAAKSRDGSKRLDESVHRLNKCWESHLSKKQHQNDSLSNERMSESHLSKTETQTHRGPTEFANQRLEDRPKNFILNKCIRKSAVETEGPNNGFVRQPLAIGKNRDNIKDGGKVCDGVEEKIQRLPASEETQKPSMCTVFSGSIDEEGERKRVTYLKQTNESGLQSCGAIGLRFEDCEKNYTGGIYPQTKGKTSSAPQTGNLIGGNSSSVSHSSETLETLEQPSNVNKPHSLSGTLKRKRTQLVQWVGQRAQKISRSRRANVVPPFLNCDEVPVPLEGCSPSDVGTRTTSTTTSEPLISKGAINNIQCGKMNNENGSSPTRLSESEESGAGENAESKLKEKGLDINKGDERATNNSCNISSYMSVTEKEKKPNKEETGDDLRRKRSGSSDFSVLKSGISSTEEKLEILTSTKPIQNMKPSFEKNARSRQPRMKKSHNSNAIAHLGHQSTSSSPNIVGRLGGDREELLSAANFARNASCTSCSSSFWKKMEPNFAPVNMETIAYLKQLVKTIEDDQRCLSQVLCLQSDAPDGVVLMDNLLLQSSLEGERGRKILNQTDSEELSSMVDVVDMVDQHRAGSFLHSPMDLENKLAPLYQRVLSALIIDDQTEETVGDGNISFPCEQDDSPLEACFSWDFENEVSINRTEHGFNTDNVSCNGNATFEQMGMEDKLLLELQSVGLYPDPVPDLAGGGCEAIDQNIIQLQKGHFQQLAKKREYFMKLIQAVEEGREMEPRALEQVAMDKLVELAYKKKLATRGTIAAKYGLPKISRPVALSFMKRTLARCRMFEETGKSCFQDPAFKDILFATPVHDNYAVSTVAETRPLAQNSQQECAPSGSFPCREQNVLGNSDHPSDLDFARIGPILNGGKKGEVLLDEIGASASLGPTSTPDNSIPGGATRKRRGRGRGRGRKRGAYGRNSVKKGGRSSASNTRSEPKTKPNAAQLSTSAKASLGKLVENANSEQQLACGSNQLISSDNRRSTNNFAVETEVPLDLASMPELDSIVGAGKDLDSWLNIDVDALQDDDMDALPDDDAVGGFDIPMDDLSTILL; encoded by the exons ATGGCGCCAAGCACTAAATTTAATTCCCGCGCAGCTAGTCGCGATGAATCGGCTTTCAACGGGACCTTTTCAAATGAGCAGAAGGAAAATTTGATAAATGGTGATCCGGATAAGTCTGCAAGCTTTTGTGAGGGTAATGAAAGTCAGACGATTATTTCTGGTGCTAATATGGTGCAGGAAAGTACTACATCTTCAGGAGATTCGAATCCATTAGCTCAGTCTTTAAAGGTGGATCCAAAAACCTTAGGAGGTCAAAAGTATACTAGTCCAAGCAAGTTAAGACGGGTCCTGGGGATATCTCTTGGAAACACCCTTCCAGCGGATTCGGGAGAATTGAAACGATTCAAATCATCTCTAGAAGAGGCTGCTGCCAAGTCTAG AGACGGATCAAAAAGGTTGGATGAGTCTGTACACAGATTGAACAAATGCTGGGAGTCCCATTTATCAAAGAAGCAACATCAGAATGACTCGCTGTCAAATGAAAGGATGAGTGAGTCCCATTTATCAAAAACGGAAACTCAGACTCATCGAGGCCCTACAGAGTTTGCAAATCAAAGATTAGAAGACAGGCCTAAGAATTTCATTCTGAATAAGTGCATTCGTAAATCAGCTGTTGAG ACCGAAGGGCCAAACAATGGCTTTGTGAGACAGCCTTTGGCAATTGGAAAGAATAGAGACAACATCAAGGATGGTGGCAAGGTTTGTGATGGCGTTGAAGAGAAGATTCAAAGGTTACCTGCAAGTGAAGAAACACAAAAACCTTCCATGTGCACTGTCTTTTCTGGATCCATTGATGAGGAAGGAGAGCGGAAAAGAGTTACATATCTAAAGCAAACTAATGAGTCTGGTTTGCAGTCTTGTGGTGCCATAGGTTTGAG GTTTGAGGACTGTGAGAAAAATTATACCGGTGGTATTTATCCACAGACAAAAGGCAAAACTTCAAGTGCACCTCAAACTGGTAATTTGATAGGTGGGAACTCATCCTCCGTATCTCATTCTTCTGAAACACTTGAAACCTTGGAGCAACCTTCTAATGTGAACAAACCTCATTCACTAAGTGGGACTCTCAAACGTAAGCGTACCCAATTGGTCCAATGGGTTGGGCAGAGAGCTCAAAAAATTTCTCGCTCTAGAAGAGCAAATGTGGTACCCCCATTCTTAAATTGTGATGAAGTGCCTGTTCCATTAGAAGGCTGTTCCCCTTCTGACGTTGGTACTAGAACGACCTCTACTACAACTAGTGAACCACTTATATCCAAGGGTGCTATCAACAACATTCAATGCGGTAAAATGAACAATGAAAATGGTTCATCCCCAACCAGATTATCTGAAAGCGAAGAATCTGGCGCCGGAGAAAATGCTGAAAGTAAATTGAAGGAGAAAGGATTGGACATAAACAAAGGTGATGAAAGAGCCACAAATAATTCCTGCAATATAAGTTCCTACATGTCAGtgacagaaaaagaaaaaaagccGAACAAAGAAGAGACTGGAGACGATCTGCGCAGGAAGCGTAGTGGCAGCAGCGACTTTTCAGTTTTGAAGTCTGGCATCTCATCAACGGAAGAGAAGTTAGAGATTTTAACCTCGACAAAGCCAATTCAAAATATGAAGCCTTCTTTTGAAAAGAATGCAAG ATCAAGGCAGCCTCGTATGAAGAAATCACACAATAGTAATGCTATTGCTCATCTTGGACATCAATCAACTAGCAGTTCCCCAAATATTGTGG GTAGGTTAGGTGGTGACCGTGAGGAACTATTATCTGCGGCCAACTTTGCTAGAAATGCCAGCT GTACTAGCTGTTCTAGTTCATTTTGGAAGAAAATGGAACCTAATTTTGCTCCTGTCAACATGGAAACCATAGCCTACTTGAAGCAGCTG GTTAAAACAATAGAGGATGATCAAAGATGTTTGTCTCAAGTGCTTTGCCTTCAAAGTGATGCCCCG GATGGTGTTGTGCTTATGGACAACCTTTTGTTGCAAAGTTCTCTTGAAGGAGAAAGAGGGAGAAAGATTTTAAATCAAACTGATTCAGAAGAGCTATCCTCAATGGTTGACGTGGTTGACATGGTTGATCAACATCGTGCAGGCAGCTTTCTGCACAGTCCAATGGATTTAGAAAATAAACTAGCACCATTATACCAAAGAGTATTGTCAGCTCTGATCATTGACGATCAAACTGAAGAAACTGTTGGAGATGGAAACATATCATTTCCATGTGAACAAGATGATTCTCCTTTGGAGGCTTGCTTCTCTTGGGATTTTGAGAACGAAGTTAGCATCAATAGGACCGAACATGGATTCAACACTGACAATGTTTCCTGTAATGGGAATGCTACCTTTGAGCAAATGGGTATGGAGGATAAACTCTTACTGGAGCTACAAAGTGTTGGCCTATATCCAGATCCAGTG CCTGATCTTGCTGGTGGAGGTTGTGAAGCTATTgatcaaaatattattcaatTGCAGAAGGGACACTTCCAACAG CTCGCCAAAAAGAGAGAATACTTTATGAAACTTATTCAAGCAGTAGAAGAAGGCAGGGAAATGGAACCGCG AGCCCTTGAGCAAGTTGCTATGGACAAACTTGTTGAGTTGGCTTATAAGAAAAAACTG GCCACTCGTGGAACTATCGCTGCAAAGTATGGACTTCCTAAGATCTCAAGGCCAGTTGCTTTGTCTTTCATGAAGAGGACTCTTGCTAGATGCCGGATGTTTGAGGAAACCGGGAAAAGTTGCTTTCAGGATCCTGCGTTTAAAGATATCCTATTTGCAACTCCTGTTCATGACAACTATGCTGTCTCAACAGTTGCTGAAACTCGGCCACTTGCTCAAAATTCTCAGCAAGAATGTGCACCATCAG GTTCATTTCCTTGCAGAGAGCAAAATGTCTTGGGAAATTCAGACCATCCCTCCGACCTGGATTTTGCCAGGATTGGACCAATACTGAACGGAGGGAAGAAAGGAGAAGTGCTGCTTGATGAAATTGGTGCTAGTGCTTCTTTGGGACCTACATCAACTCCTGATAATTCCATCCCGGGTGGAGCAACAAGAAAGAGGAGGGGAAGAGGGAGGGGAAGAGGGAGGAAACGAGGAGCTTATGGGAGAAATTCTGTTAAAAAAGGCGGTCGTTCTTCTGCAAGCAACACAAGGAGTGAgcccaaaacaaaaccaaatgcAGCTCAACTGTCTACTTCTGCAAAAGCATCTCTTGGCAAGCTGGTGGAAAATGCTAACTCTGAGCAGCAATTGGCTTGTGGCTCTAATCAACTGATTTCCAGTGATAACAGAAGAAGTACCAACAATTTTGCTGTTGAAACTGAGGTACCCTTGGACTTGGCAAGCATGCCTGAACTAGACTCCATAGTAGGTGCAGGTAAAGACCTGGATTCCTGGCTCAACATTGATGTGGATGCATTACAAGATGATGATATGGATGCATTACCAGACGACGATGCGGTGGGGGGGTTTGACATACCAATGGACGATCTGTCCACAATTCTTCTGTGA